From Thermothelomyces thermophilus ATCC 42464 chromosome 6, complete sequence, the proteins below share one genomic window:
- a CDS encoding methyltransferase-like protein, with product MSAYAHHHHHHHGHKGTGASASSHNHEYFNKLAAEYDERHGKTLDRLIEEIRARLDFIGVAWVDDDDDNNNGDGSAVDDATTRAKKSEGTLEKTVRLLDYACGTGVVSRALAPYTTQCVGIDLSENMVAAYNTRAENQGLTPSEMHAYHGNLCVPEDPNPPAFASPEFTNFDVAAVGLGFHHFDDPALAARRLAERLKTGGVLMILDFLPHEKLDASHPATQTITHHGFTEEHIRRIYEEAGVGKDFALQELAAVFHLSKENGEEVKRKIFIARGTKA from the exons ATGTCTGCATACGCgcatcaccatcatcatcaccacggCCACAAAGGCACTGGGGCATCCGCTTCAAGCCATAATCACGAGTACTTCAA CAAGTTGGCTGCTGAGTATGATGAGAGGCATGGGAAAACACTCGACAGGTTGATCGAGGAGATCCGCGCGAGGCTCGACTTCATTGGCGTGGCCTGggttgacgacgacgacgacaacaacaacggcgATGGTAGTGCCGTAGATGATGCTACCACAAGGGCCAAGAAAAGCGAGGGAACCCTCGAAAAGACGGTGAGGCTGCTGGATTACGCCTGCGGCACTGGTGTTG TATCGAGG GCGTTGGCCCCATATACCACACAGTGTGTTGGGATCGATCTATCAGAGAACATG GTTGCCGCTTATAACACTCGTGCGGAGAACCAA GGTCTGACCCCTTCTGAGATGCACGCCTACCATGGCAACCTCTGCGTGCCCGAGGACCCCAACCCGCCCGCGTTCGCCTCGCCCGAGTTCACCAACTTCGAcgttgccgccgtcggcTTGGGGTTCCACCACTTCGACGACCCGGCTCTTGCCGCTCGAAGGCTGGCGGAGCGGCTTAAGACGGGCGGCGTGCTGATGATCTTGGACTTTCTGCCGCACGAAAAGCTCGAT GCCTCGCACCCCGCCACGCAAACCATAACTCACCACGGCTTCACCGAGGAGCATATCAGGCGCATCTACGAGGAGGCGGGCGTGGGCAAGGACTTTGCACTGCAGGAGCTGGCGGCCGTGTTCCACCTTTCAAAGGAGAATGGCGAGGAGGTGAAGAGAAAGATATTCATCGCCCGCGGTACCAAGGCCTGA